In one Juglans regia cultivar Chandler chromosome 11, Walnut 2.0, whole genome shotgun sequence genomic region, the following are encoded:
- the LOC108992003 gene encoding NAC domain-containing protein 37 produces the protein MMETMESTVPPGFRFHPTDEELVGYYLRKKVASQKIDLDVIRDIDLYRIEPWDLQERCRIGYEEQNEWYFFSHKDKKYPTGTRTNRATMAGFWKATGRDKAVYDKAKLIGMRKTLVFYKGRAPNGQKTDWIMHEYRLESEENGPPQEEGWVVCRAFKKRTTAQNKSMEGWDTSYFYEEPTGVSSVVDPIEFISRQPPNFLAQNLMCKQEIESDNLSFMQSDQFVQLPQLESPSLPLMKRPSSISFISENNEEEEQINKRCNDTKKVTDWRALDKFVASQLSQEDRFEGDGESSFGAHHNSDLALLLLQSSRDEEGKLNGFLNSSSDDCDIGICIFEK, from the exons ATGATGGAAACAATGGAGTCGACTGTCCCACCTGGTTTCCGGTTCCATCCAACGGATGAGGAGCTTGTTGGGTATTACCTGAGGAAGAAGGTTGCGTCACAAAAGATCGATCTGGACGTAATCAGAGATATCGATCTGTACAGGATCGAACCGTGGGATCTCCAAG AGAGATGTCGGATCGGTTATGAAGAGCAAAATGAGTGGTATTTCTTCAGCCACAAGGACAAGAAGTATCCGACAGGTACGAGGACTAACAGAGCTACCATGGCTGGGTTTTGGAAGGCGACGGGCAGAGACAAGGCAGTGTATGATAAGGCCAAACTCATTGGCATGAGAAAGACCCTTGTTTTCTACAAGGGTCGGGCACCAAATGGGCAGAAAACCGACTGGATCATGCATGAATACAGGCTTGAATCTGAAGAAAATGGACCTCCACAG GAAGAAGGATGGGTGGTATGCAGAGCATTCAAGAAGCGAACCACTGCCCAAAACAAGAGCATGGAAGGGTGGGACACAAGCTACTTCTATGAAGAACCGACTGGGGTCAGCTCAGTGGTGGATCCAATTGAATTCATCTCAAGGCAGCCCCCAAACTTTTTAGCTCAGAATTTAATGTGTAAGCAAGAGATAGAAAGTGATAACTTGAGTTTCATGCAATCTGATCAGTTTGTTCAGCTTCCTCAGTTAGAGAGCCCATCTCTGCCACTAATGAAGAGGCCAAGCTCAATATCTTTCATATCAGAAaataatgaagaagaagaacaaataaacaaaaggTGCAACGACACCAAGAAAGTGACCGACTGGAGGGCGCTTGACAAGTTTGTAGCTTCTCAATTGAGTCAAGAAGACAGATTTGAGGGAGACGGAGAGTCAAGCTTTGGAGCACATCATAACTCGGATTTGGCATTGCTGTTATTGCAGAGCAGTCGGGATGAAGAAGGGAAGTTGAATGGATTCTTGAACTCGAGTTCGGACGACTGTGACATTGGGATATGCATATTTGAGAAATGA